The proteins below come from a single Panicum hallii strain FIL2 chromosome 7, PHallii_v3.1, whole genome shotgun sequence genomic window:
- the LOC112899276 gene encoding ATP-dependent RNA helicase SUV3L, mitochondrial isoform X2, with amino-acid sequence MAAAVAAALLRRSTTSPHRRLILPLLSHLHHPSPQPPFPWLPPQHRFFSSADTAGDPNPKPPPLDPKKLWSELSAWDPDAGSSRLPKATWDAVVALVRGFAKSPAMCDQALALYVPSSTFPTYVRQFRAFLLPRLSRDSAAHLLSLPAEEAHALLLPAFAEFCIANFADELKQHRSVMTAADLTAPHTWYPFARAMRRRIVYHCGPTNSGKTHNALTRFAAAKSGVYCSPLRLLAMEVFDKVNALGVYCTLRTGQEVKEVPFANHVACTIEMVSTEELYEVAVVDEIQMMADPIRGFAWTRAVLGLKADEIHLCGDPSVLKIVQKICADTGDDLQVHQYQRFKPLVVEAKTLLGDLKNVRSGDCVVAFSRREIFEVKLAIEKFTKHKCCVIYGALPPETRRQQAKLFNEQDNEYDVLVASDAVGMGLNLNIRRVVFYSLAKYNGDRMVPVPASQVKQIAGRAGRRGSVYPDGLTTTFLKDDLDYLIQCLQQPFEEAQKVGLFPCFEQVEMFASQFPDLTFNDLLDKFRDNCRIDKTYFMCQQDSIKKVANMLERVQGLSLKDRYNFIFAPVNIRDPKAMYHLLRYATHYSQSRRVSIAMGVPRDSARNDTELLDLETKHQVLSIYLWLSHHFEEDKFPQVQQAEQMAISIADLLGKSLAKACWKPESRQQPRQQRESNNECNEEQASNDSAENISKDGYERPRALAKTIVRYSGFCSLPPLDWRI; translated from the exons atggccgccgccgtcgccgcggcgCTACTCCGCCGCTCCACCACCTCCCCGCACCGCCGACTCATCCTCCCGCTCCTCTCCCACCTCCACCACCCCTCGCCGCAACCCCCGTTCCCATGGCTCCCGCCCCAGCATCGCTTCTTCTCTTCCGCCGACACGGCCGGTGATCCCAACCCGAAACCGCCGCCCCTTGACCCTAAGAAGCTATGGAGCGAGCTCTCCGCCTGGGACCCCGACGCCGGCTCATCCCGCCTCCCGAAGGCCACGTGGGACGCCGTGGTGGCCCTCGTCCGCGGCTTCGCCAAGAGCCCGGCCATGTGCGACCAGGCGCTCGCACTCTACGTCCCCTCCTCCACCTTCCCAACCTACGTCCGCCAATTCCGCGCGTTCCTCCTCCCGCGCCTCTCCCGGGACTCAGCGGCGcatctcctctccctccctgccGAGGAAGCGCACGCGCTCCTCCTCCCGGCCTTCGCCGAGTTCTGCATCGCCAACTTCGCGGACGAGCTGAAGCAGCACAGGTCGGTGATGACCGCAGCCGACCTCACGGCGCCGCACACCTGGTACCCCTTCGCGCGCGCCATGCGCCGCCGGATCGTGTACCACTGCGGCCCCACCAACAGCGGCAAGACGCACAACGCACTCACCCGCTTCGCCGCCGCCAAGTCCGGGGTCTACTGCAGCCCGCTCCGGCTCCTCGCCATGGAGGTCTTCGACAAGGTCAATGCCCTCGGTGTCTACTGCACCCTCCGCACCGGCCAGGAGGTCAAGGAAGTGCCTTTCGCCAACCATGTCGCCTGTACTATTGAGATGGTGTCCACCGAGGAGCTCTACGAAGTCGCCGTGGTTGATGAGATACAGATGATGGCCGACCCTATCAGGGGCTTTGCATGGACACGCGCTGTGCTTGGGCTCAAGGCAGATGAGATACACCTCTGCGGTGACCCTAGCGTGCTCAAGATTGTCCAGAAGATTTGTGCAGACACTGGAGATGATTTGCAGGTGCATCAGTATCAGCGATTCAAGCCGCTTGTTGTTGAGGCAAAGACACTTCTTGGGGACCTCAAGAATGTTCGCTCTGGTGATTGCGTTGTTGCTTTCTCTCGAAGGGAGATATTTGAGGTGAAGCTGGCAATTGAGAAGTTTACAAAGCATAAGTGTTGTGTTATTTATGGTGCTCTACCACCAGAGACACGACGACAACAAGCAAAGCTGTTCAATGAGCAGGATAATGAGTATGATGTGCTTGTAGCAAGTGACGCAGTCGGTATGGGGCTGAACCTTAACATTAGGAGGGTTGTATTCTATAGCTTGGCCAAATACAATGGGGACAGGATGGTACCAGTTCCTGCCTCGCAGGTAAAGCAGATTGCTGGTCGTGCTGGTCGGAGGGGCAGTGTTTACCCAGACGGACTCACAACAACTTTCTTGAAGGACGATTTGGATTATTTGATCCAGTGCCTGCAGCAGCCGTTTGAGGAGGCACAGAAAGTTGGTCTTTTTCCTTGCTTTGAGCAAGTGGAAATGTTTGCCAGCCAGTTCCCAGACCTTACTTTCAATGACCTGTTGGATAAATTTCGTGATAATTGCCGCATTGATAAGACATATTTTATGTGCCAGCAGGACAGTATCAAGAAGGTTGCTAATATGCTTGAGAGGGTCCAGGGGCTATCCCTCAAGGATCGCTACAATTTTATTTTTGCTCCAGTTAATATAAGGGATCCAAAAGCCATGTACCATCTTCTAAGATATGCCACTCACTATAGCCAAAGCCGTCGTGTTAGCATTGCAATGGGAGTGCCAAGGGATTCTGCAAGAAATGACACTGAGCTTCTGGACCTTGAGACAAAGCACCAGGTTCTATCAATTTATTTGTGGCTCTCACACCATTTTGAGGAAGATAAGTTTCCTCAGGTGCAGCAAGCTGAGCAAATGGCAATAAGTATTGCTGATTTACTTGGAAAATCACTTGCAAAAGCATGCTGGAAGCCTGAATCAAGACAACAACCTAGGCAGCAACGAGAAAGCAACAATGAGTGCAATGAGGAACAGGCATCAAATGACAGTGCTGAAAATATTTCTAAAGATGGTTATGAACGGCCAAGGGCACTTGCTAAAACAATCGTGAG ATATTCTGGATTTTGTTCTTTGCCTCCCCTTGATTGGAGAATCTGA
- the LOC112899276 gene encoding ATP-dependent RNA helicase SUV3L, mitochondrial isoform X1, translating to MAAAVAAALLRRSTTSPHRRLILPLLSHLHHPSPQPPFPWLPPQHRFFSSADTAGDPNPKPPPLDPKKLWSELSAWDPDAGSSRLPKATWDAVVALVRGFAKSPAMCDQALALYVPSSTFPTYVRQFRAFLLPRLSRDSAAHLLSLPAEEAHALLLPAFAEFCIANFADELKQHRSVMTAADLTAPHTWYPFARAMRRRIVYHCGPTNSGKTHNALTRFAAAKSGVYCSPLRLLAMEVFDKVNALGVYCTLRTGQEVKEVPFANHVACTIEMVSTEELYEVAVVDEIQMMADPIRGFAWTRAVLGLKADEIHLCGDPSVLKIVQKICADTGDDLQVHQYQRFKPLVVEAKTLLGDLKNVRSGDCVVAFSRREIFEVKLAIEKFTKHKCCVIYGALPPETRRQQAKLFNEQDNEYDVLVASDAVGMGLNLNIRRVVFYSLAKYNGDRMVPVPASQVKQIAGRAGRRGSVYPDGLTTTFLKDDLDYLIQCLQQPFEEAQKVGLFPCFEQVEMFASQFPDLTFNDLLDKFRDNCRIDKTYFMCQQDSIKKVANMLERVQGLSLKDRYNFIFAPVNIRDPKAMYHLLRYATHYSQSRRVSIAMGVPRDSARNDTELLDLETKHQVLSIYLWLSHHFEEDKFPQVQQAEQMAISIADLLGKSLAKACWKPESRQQPRQQRESNNECNEEQASNDSAENISKDGYERPRALAKTIVRKWQDKFNQNSPPPLNFAA from the exons atggccgccgccgtcgccgcggcgCTACTCCGCCGCTCCACCACCTCCCCGCACCGCCGACTCATCCTCCCGCTCCTCTCCCACCTCCACCACCCCTCGCCGCAACCCCCGTTCCCATGGCTCCCGCCCCAGCATCGCTTCTTCTCTTCCGCCGACACGGCCGGTGATCCCAACCCGAAACCGCCGCCCCTTGACCCTAAGAAGCTATGGAGCGAGCTCTCCGCCTGGGACCCCGACGCCGGCTCATCCCGCCTCCCGAAGGCCACGTGGGACGCCGTGGTGGCCCTCGTCCGCGGCTTCGCCAAGAGCCCGGCCATGTGCGACCAGGCGCTCGCACTCTACGTCCCCTCCTCCACCTTCCCAACCTACGTCCGCCAATTCCGCGCGTTCCTCCTCCCGCGCCTCTCCCGGGACTCAGCGGCGcatctcctctccctccctgccGAGGAAGCGCACGCGCTCCTCCTCCCGGCCTTCGCCGAGTTCTGCATCGCCAACTTCGCGGACGAGCTGAAGCAGCACAGGTCGGTGATGACCGCAGCCGACCTCACGGCGCCGCACACCTGGTACCCCTTCGCGCGCGCCATGCGCCGCCGGATCGTGTACCACTGCGGCCCCACCAACAGCGGCAAGACGCACAACGCACTCACCCGCTTCGCCGCCGCCAAGTCCGGGGTCTACTGCAGCCCGCTCCGGCTCCTCGCCATGGAGGTCTTCGACAAGGTCAATGCCCTCGGTGTCTACTGCACCCTCCGCACCGGCCAGGAGGTCAAGGAAGTGCCTTTCGCCAACCATGTCGCCTGTACTATTGAGATGGTGTCCACCGAGGAGCTCTACGAAGTCGCCGTGGTTGATGAGATACAGATGATGGCCGACCCTATCAGGGGCTTTGCATGGACACGCGCTGTGCTTGGGCTCAAGGCAGATGAGATACACCTCTGCGGTGACCCTAGCGTGCTCAAGATTGTCCAGAAGATTTGTGCAGACACTGGAGATGATTTGCAGGTGCATCAGTATCAGCGATTCAAGCCGCTTGTTGTTGAGGCAAAGACACTTCTTGGGGACCTCAAGAATGTTCGCTCTGGTGATTGCGTTGTTGCTTTCTCTCGAAGGGAGATATTTGAGGTGAAGCTGGCAATTGAGAAGTTTACAAAGCATAAGTGTTGTGTTATTTATGGTGCTCTACCACCAGAGACACGACGACAACAAGCAAAGCTGTTCAATGAGCAGGATAATGAGTATGATGTGCTTGTAGCAAGTGACGCAGTCGGTATGGGGCTGAACCTTAACATTAGGAGGGTTGTATTCTATAGCTTGGCCAAATACAATGGGGACAGGATGGTACCAGTTCCTGCCTCGCAGGTAAAGCAGATTGCTGGTCGTGCTGGTCGGAGGGGCAGTGTTTACCCAGACGGACTCACAACAACTTTCTTGAAGGACGATTTGGATTATTTGATCCAGTGCCTGCAGCAGCCGTTTGAGGAGGCACAGAAAGTTGGTCTTTTTCCTTGCTTTGAGCAAGTGGAAATGTTTGCCAGCCAGTTCCCAGACCTTACTTTCAATGACCTGTTGGATAAATTTCGTGATAATTGCCGCATTGATAAGACATATTTTATGTGCCAGCAGGACAGTATCAAGAAGGTTGCTAATATGCTTGAGAGGGTCCAGGGGCTATCCCTCAAGGATCGCTACAATTTTATTTTTGCTCCAGTTAATATAAGGGATCCAAAAGCCATGTACCATCTTCTAAGATATGCCACTCACTATAGCCAAAGCCGTCGTGTTAGCATTGCAATGGGAGTGCCAAGGGATTCTGCAAGAAATGACACTGAGCTTCTGGACCTTGAGACAAAGCACCAGGTTCTATCAATTTATTTGTGGCTCTCACACCATTTTGAGGAAGATAAGTTTCCTCAGGTGCAGCAAGCTGAGCAAATGGCAATAAGTATTGCTGATTTACTTGGAAAATCACTTGCAAAAGCATGCTGGAAGCCTGAATCAAGACAACAACCTAGGCAGCAACGAGAAAGCAACAATGAGTGCAATGAGGAACAGGCATCAAATGACAGTGCTGAAAATATTTCTAAAGATGGTTATGAACGGCCAAGGGCACTTGCTAAAACAATCGTGAG GAAATGGCAAGATAAGTTCAACCAGAACTCTCCTCCTCCCTTGAACTTTGCGGCTTGA
- the LOC112901649 gene encoding NAP1-related protein 1-like isoform X2, producing the protein MRTAEEKGKRARTDGAEEDGGEPIDRALQLSIEKLQGIQDEIEKVNEEASDKVLEVEQKYNKIRRPVYVRRNEIIQKISDFWLTAFLSHPVLGDLLTEDDQQICKHLESIFVDESEDIKSGCSITLTFSSNPYFEDKKLTKTYSMSDDGTVTVEATSIKWKAGMVCTKKGEKRLLVDQSFFTWFNAAENGSFAHGEMDQVADIIKEDLWPNPLKYFNNELESEFEQEGDEEGSDEEESEDEDEDGGDEEET; encoded by the exons ATGCGGACCGCCGAGGAGAAGGGCAAGAGGGCGAGGACCGACGGCGCCGAGGAGGACGGGGGAGAGCCCATCGACCGCGCCCTCCAGCTCTCCATCGAGAAGCTCCAGGGGATCCAGGACGAGATCGAGAAG GTTAATGAGGAAGCAAGCGATAAGGTTTTAGAGGTGGAACAGAAATACAATAAAATTCGTAGACCAGTTTATGTTCGACGCAATGAAATTATCCAGAAAATTTCAGACTTCTGGCTGACAGCG TTCCTTAGCCATCCTGTGCTTGGTGATCTTTTAACCGAGGACGATCAACAG ATTTGTAAACACTTGGAGTCTATTTTTGTGGATGAGTCAGAGGATATTAAATCGGGCTGCTCTATTACTCTA ACCTTTTCTTCCAATCCGTATTTTGAAGATAAAAAGCTTACAAAGACGTATTCCATGAGTGATGATGGAACAGTCACAGTAGAGGCTACCTCCATTAAGTGGAAGGCAGGAATG GTATGCACCAAGAAGGGTGAAAAGCGACTGCTGGTTGATCAAAG CTTCTTCACTTGGTTCAATGCTGCAGAGAATGGAAGTTTTGCTCATGGTGAGATGGATCAG GTGGCAGATATCATCAAGGAAGACTTGTGGCCTAATCCTTTGAAGTATTTCAACAAT GAGCTAGAAAGTGAGTTTGAACAAGAGGGTGATGAAGAG GGATCTGATGAGGAGGAATccgaagatgaagatgaagatgGAGGGGATGAAGAGGAGACCTGA
- the LOC112901175 gene encoding agmatine coumaroyltransferase-2-like produces MKITVHSSKAVRPDYGAGRAPFAAAGAVPLTVFDRASFDQYISGISFFRPPAPPTAVLEAGLARALAEYREWAGRLGADARGGRAILLDDAGARFVEATADVALTSVMPALAEPAPAAAGLHPSAPGAGGELLMVQVTRFACGSIAVGHTMSHVVADGRAACNFLLAWGQATRGVPVDPVPAHDRASLFVPRDPPRFEFEHRGVEFGPPHPRPHGGEARDAGDAVVVHRAHFSRELVFELRSRASARAPRPYGTALCLVAHLWRCITRARGLDGGAVTALRVAVDGRARMTGPPRGVPEGYTGNAVLWARPAAAARELVDGPLWHAAELVARAVARVDDAYFRSFVDFACSGAAEREGLVPTADAAEKVLSPDVEVDSLLHAAFCDLDFGGGRPFFFMPGYLPDEGSVFLVRSFSGDGGVSAYVPLFSRAMESFKRCCYSLGSVDARL; encoded by the coding sequence ATGAAGATCACCGTGCACTCGTCCAAGGCCGTCAGGCCCGACTAcggcgccggccgcgccccgttcgcggcggcgggcgccgtCCCGCTCACGGTGTTCGACAGGGCCAGCTTCGACCAGTACATCTCCGGCATAAGCTTCTTccgcccgccggccccgccCACCGCCGTTCTCGAGGCGGGGCTGGCCAGGGCGCTCGCCGAGTACCGCGAGTGGGCCGGCCGGCTCGGCGCCGACGCCCGGGGCGGCCGCGCGATCCTGCTCGACGACGCGGGCGCGCGGTTCGTCGAGGCGACGGCCGACGTCGCGCTCACCAGCGTCATGCCGGCGCTGGCGGAGccggcgcccgcggcggcggggctgcaCCCGAgcgcccccggcgccggcggggagCTGCTGATGGTCCAGGTCACGCGGTTCGCGTGCGGCTCGATCGCCGTCGGCCACACCATGAGCCACGTCGTGGCCGACGGGCGGGCCGCCTGCAACTTCCTGCTCGCGTGGGGCCAGGCCACCCGCGGGGTCCCCGTCGACCCGGTTCCGGCGCACGACCGGGCGTCGCTCTTCGTGCCCCGGGACCCGCCGCGGTTTGAGTTCGAGCACCGCGGCGTCGAGTTCGGGCCGCCTCACCCTCGCCCTCACGGCGGGGAGGCGCGCGACGCCGGCGACGCGGTGGTCGTGCACCGGGCGCACTTCAGCCGGGAGCTGGTCTTCGAGCTCAGGTCGCGGGCGTCGGCGCGGGCGCCGCGGCCCTACGGCACGGCGCTGTGCCTGGTGGCGCACCTGTGGCGGTGCATCACGAGGGCGCGCGGGCTCGACGGGGGCGCGGTCACCGCGCTGCGCGTCGCCGTGGACGGGCGGGCGCGGATGACCGGCCCCCCGCGTGGGGTGCCCGAGGGGTACACGGGCAACGCCGTGCTCTGggcgcggccggccgccgccgcgcgggagctggtggacgggCCGCTGTGGCACGCCGCGGAGCTCGTGGCCCGGGCGGTGGCCCGCGTCGACGACGCCTACTTCCGGTCGTTCGTCGACTTCGCGTGCTCcggggcggcggagcgggaggGGCTGGTCCCGACGGCCGACGCGGCGGAGAAGGTGCTCAGCCCGGACGTCGAGGTGGACAGCCTGCTGCACGCCGCGTTCTGCGACCTGGACTTCGGCGGCGGTCGGCCCTTCTTCTTCATGCCCGGCTACCTGCCGGACGAGGGCTCCGTCTTCCTCGTGCGGTCCTTCTCCGGTGACGGGGGCGTCAGCGCCTACGTGCCCCTCTTCAGCCGCGCCATGGAAAGCTTCAAGAGATGCTGCTACTCGCTGGGATCGGTGGACGCACGTCTTTAG
- the LOC112901649 gene encoding NAP1-related protein 1-like isoform X1, with product MRTAEEKGKRARTDGAEEDGGEPIDRALQLSIEKLQGIQDEIEKVNEEASDKVLEVEQKYNKIRRPVYVRRNEIIQKISDFWLTAFLSHPVLGDLLTEDDQQICKHLESIFVDESEDIKSGCSITLTFSSNPYFEDKKLTKTYSMSDDGTVTVEATSIKWKAGMDIVNGKVCTKKGEKRLLVDQSFFTWFNAAENGSFAHGEMDQVADIIKEDLWPNPLKYFNNELESEFEQEGDEEGSDEEESEDEDEDGGDEEET from the exons ATGCGGACCGCCGAGGAGAAGGGCAAGAGGGCGAGGACCGACGGCGCCGAGGAGGACGGGGGAGAGCCCATCGACCGCGCCCTCCAGCTCTCCATCGAGAAGCTCCAGGGGATCCAGGACGAGATCGAGAAG GTTAATGAGGAAGCAAGCGATAAGGTTTTAGAGGTGGAACAGAAATACAATAAAATTCGTAGACCAGTTTATGTTCGACGCAATGAAATTATCCAGAAAATTTCAGACTTCTGGCTGACAGCG TTCCTTAGCCATCCTGTGCTTGGTGATCTTTTAACCGAGGACGATCAACAG ATTTGTAAACACTTGGAGTCTATTTTTGTGGATGAGTCAGAGGATATTAAATCGGGCTGCTCTATTACTCTA ACCTTTTCTTCCAATCCGTATTTTGAAGATAAAAAGCTTACAAAGACGTATTCCATGAGTGATGATGGAACAGTCACAGTAGAGGCTACCTCCATTAAGTGGAAGGCAGGAATG GATATTGTCAATGGAAAGGTATGCACCAAGAAGGGTGAAAAGCGACTGCTGGTTGATCAAAG CTTCTTCACTTGGTTCAATGCTGCAGAGAATGGAAGTTTTGCTCATGGTGAGATGGATCAG GTGGCAGATATCATCAAGGAAGACTTGTGGCCTAATCCTTTGAAGTATTTCAACAAT GAGCTAGAAAGTGAGTTTGAACAAGAGGGTGATGAAGAG GGATCTGATGAGGAGGAATccgaagatgaagatgaagatgGAGGGGATGAAGAGGAGACCTGA
- the LOC112901649 gene encoding NAP1-related protein 1-like isoform X3 translates to MRTAEEKGKRARTDGAEEDGGEPIDRALQLSIEKLQGIQDEIEKFLSHPVLGDLLTEDDQQICKHLESIFVDESEDIKSGCSITLTFSSNPYFEDKKLTKTYSMSDDGTVTVEATSIKWKAGMDIVNGKVCTKKGEKRLLVDQSFFTWFNAAENGSFAHGEMDQVADIIKEDLWPNPLKYFNNELESEFEQEGDEEGSDEEESEDEDEDGGDEEET, encoded by the exons ATGCGGACCGCCGAGGAGAAGGGCAAGAGGGCGAGGACCGACGGCGCCGAGGAGGACGGGGGAGAGCCCATCGACCGCGCCCTCCAGCTCTCCATCGAGAAGCTCCAGGGGATCCAGGACGAGATCGAGAAG TTCCTTAGCCATCCTGTGCTTGGTGATCTTTTAACCGAGGACGATCAACAG ATTTGTAAACACTTGGAGTCTATTTTTGTGGATGAGTCAGAGGATATTAAATCGGGCTGCTCTATTACTCTA ACCTTTTCTTCCAATCCGTATTTTGAAGATAAAAAGCTTACAAAGACGTATTCCATGAGTGATGATGGAACAGTCACAGTAGAGGCTACCTCCATTAAGTGGAAGGCAGGAATG GATATTGTCAATGGAAAGGTATGCACCAAGAAGGGTGAAAAGCGACTGCTGGTTGATCAAAG CTTCTTCACTTGGTTCAATGCTGCAGAGAATGGAAGTTTTGCTCATGGTGAGATGGATCAG GTGGCAGATATCATCAAGGAAGACTTGTGGCCTAATCCTTTGAAGTATTTCAACAAT GAGCTAGAAAGTGAGTTTGAACAAGAGGGTGATGAAGAG GGATCTGATGAGGAGGAATccgaagatgaagatgaagatgGAGGGGATGAAGAGGAGACCTGA